One window of the Clupea harengus chromosome 20, Ch_v2.0.2, whole genome shotgun sequence genome contains the following:
- the ccdc142 gene encoding uncharacterized protein ccdc142 isoform X2 produces METHACSEAPDGGSSSDDDLKRTGVFPEILSEDHLSRDSASWCQASLSKSLQRAEALLRTRLNPSLRWLLRQKEEEEDGGSWDCENENTSFVACQNLTSRSSARLQSLEQTVAGLRTQCHILWDGGRRLQPRGCVKGLSSSSSNGSDAYYHPQASAFGQHYGQLQWLLEERAKLIFLHEYAQRLRAAHCFVTKLSALLDHERLLLASRTPQGGGDKSSSSMWNLGLLRALSHELRGHLNHWAELRAKAHTDVYLRSILFWWKDTLCAMCQTFRLLGLQAVFLTEQCIHTALCLLAADEHFIHVPRDALEDLLASVQIFNHTVQEEFLHNAAAAWRRQHVILLADWPHLSGRLPRTGGPEPRTFSVLQLMKILAEQRGRLVAEQLYRWASRQSDLIACSGLAADWTHLETSGFDWRHLESAGFDWTHLESAGCDWSHPEQILSMLLSSQASGRDDPTGSQAKVDHFNLYPNEATHTDPQPCAYCTNSPFWFFVHRDCECLEILFQALVSSTDLLLSPPSKPGHNVDTTEALSAGSQRHCVRELQSTAVFENQQKSVHWKDSIKSDLCLELCTQYQEMLWREFSNAVIRCLFYKGHLSVGGSLNRRRDHIMFLLVVWLTRGFRGDFIPAECVDVMKGFCSQILYNTACMHWDEVICDALGYSLKDKCLPGAESESESESRTSLVRTATTERLVRLFNPLLTMLQHLKSNLRPGNDDRVAQLQILGALCRSVATVQSTTFWVMSKAYQFLSSWYLNKFLLVTQGDLVVLQALLKRLAQEVEDLNSRGGHPVISTLKGQFTRGVADLQAFSDRILRIFSMDCKRMSVEIFEQTMPSAKHWRINYKTELPSSPSAYATSAAQSVIGQVLEGVRLLPEDARIPALTEAMTGFMEAWMEHILKQKIKFSIQGALQLKRDFDLIRDLLGAEEYSLSEELHQTLLALNVFQQVDGAIVCLLQQPMNKPPYMMPSRAWEPFRHCCPSITQVDQAAGSLNNLDSMDVQAACQEGSLTQQAQDSLTSELVSASLPDSYLPLAQQEWLDLRIHNSSRWKLPGLHCFTRTES; encoded by the exons ATGGAGACACACGCCTGCAGTGAAGCTCCCGATGGTGGCAGTTCATCAGATGACGACTTG AAGAGAACAGGAGTATTTCCTGAAATACTGTCTGAAGATCACCTTTCCAGAGACAGTG CCTCCTGGTGTCAGGCGTCCCTCTCCAAGTCTCTTCAAAGGGCCGAGGCTCTTCTGCGCACCCGCCTGAACCCCAGCCTTCGCTGGCTGCTAcgacagaaggaggaggaggaggatggcgGCAGCTGGGACTGTGAGAACGAGAACACGTCGTTCGTGGCGTGCCAGAACTTGACCTCCCGCTCCTCCGCTCGTCTCCAGAGCCTCGAGCAGACCGTGGCAGGCCTGAGGACACAATGCCACATCCTGTGGGACGGTGGGAGACGGCTTCAGCCGCGCGGCTGTGTCAAGGGACTGTCATCGTCTTCTAGCAACGGCAGCGACGCTTACTACCACCCGCAGGCGTCTGCCTTCGGCCAGCACTACGGGCAGCTGCAGTGGCTCCTGGAGGAGCGGGCTAAGCTCATCTTCCTGCACGAGTACGCCCAGCGCTTGCGCGCGGCTCATTGCTTCGTGACGAAGCTCTCCGCGTTGCTGGACCACGAACGGCTCCTGTTGGCGAGCAGAACACCACAGGGGGGAGGGGATAAGTCGAGCAGCTCCATGTGGAACCTCGGCCTACTACGCGCTCTGAGCCACGAGCTGAGAGGGCATCTGAACCACTGGGCGGAGCTCCGTGCCAAAGCCCACACCGACGTCTACTTAAGGAGCATCCTGTTCTGGTGGAAAGACACCCTGTGCGCGATGTGTCAGACGTTCAGACTCCTGGGGCTCCAGGCGGTGTTCCTGACGGAGCAATGCATCCACACGGCACTGTGCCTCCTGGCTGCTGATGAACACTTTATCCACGTGCCGAGAGACGCCTTAGAGGACCTGCTGGCCTCCGTTCAGATCTTCAACCACACCGTTCAGGAGGAGTTCCTGCACAACGCGGCAGCAGCTTGGAGACGACAACACGTCATTCTGCTCGCAGACTGGCCTCACTTAAGTGGTCGATTGCCTAGAACGGGGGGTCCAGAACCCAGGACCTTCAGCGTGCTCCAACTGATGAAGATCTTGGCTGAGCAGAGAGGCCGGCTGGTGGCGGAGCAACTCTACCGCTGGGCTTCTCGTCAGAGTGACCTCATCGCCTGCTCGGGCCTTGCTGCTGATTGGACGCATCTAGAAACCTCTGGCTTTGATTGGAGGCATCTAGAAAGCGCGGGCTTTGATTGGACGCATCTAGAAAGCGCGGGCTGTGATTGGTCGCATCCAGAGCAGATTCTATCGATGCTTCTCTCGAGCCAGGCTTCAGGACGTGATGATCCCACCGGGTCGCAAGCCAAAGTAGACCATTTTAATTTGTATCCTaatgaggccacacacacagatccccagCCTTGTGCTTACTGCACAAACTCCCCCTTTTGGTTTTTTGTTCATAGAGATTGTGAGTGTTTAGAGATCCTGTTCCAGGCGTTAGTATCGTCCACCGACTTGCTGTTGTCGCCACCATCCAAGCCTGGTCATAATGTAGACACTACGGAAGCCCTCTCGGCAGGTTCTCAAAGacattgtgtgagagagctgcagTCGACGGCCGTCTTCGAAAATCAGCAAAAATCAGTCCATTGGAAAGACTCGATCAAGTCGGACCTATGTTTGGAACTGTGCACACAGTACCAGGAAATGTTGTGGCGGGAGTTCAGCAATGCCGTTATAAGATGCTTGTTTTACAAGGGACACCTCAGTGTCGGTGGAAGTCTGAACCGGCGGAGGGATCACATAATGTTCCTGTTAGTCGTGTGGCTCACTCGTGGCTTCAGAGGAG ATTTCATTCCGGCTGAATGTGTGGACGTGATGAAGGGGTTCTGTTCACAGATTTTGTACAACACTGCCTGCATGCACTGGGACGAAG TGATCTGTGATGCGTTGGGATACAGTCTGAAGGATAAGTGTCTCCCTGGGGCGGAGTCCGAGTCTGAGTCCGAGTCCAGGACCTCCTTGGTTAGAACGGCCACAACGGAGCGCCTGGTGCGGCTCTTCAATCCCCTTCTCACTATGCTCCAACACCTAAAGAGCAATCTACGACCAg GTAATGATGACCGAGTGGCTCAGCTGCAGATCCTGGGCGCCCTCTGCAGGTCGGTGGCCACGGTGCAGTCGACCACGTTCTGGGTGATGAGCAAGGCGTACCAGTTCCTCTCGTCCTGGTACCTCAACAAGTTCCTTCTCGTCACCCAAGGAGACCTCGTG GTCCTACAGGCCTTGTTGAAAAGACTTGCACAGGAAGTAGAGGACTTAAATAGCAGAGGAGGTCATCCTGTCATCTCAACACTGAAAGGACAGTTCACTCGAGGAGTAGCGGACCTTCAg GCCTTCTCTGATCGAATTCTGAGGATTTTCTCCATGGATTGCAAGAGGATGTCTGTTGAGATCTTTGAACAAACAATGCCGTCAGCAAAACACTGGAGGATCAATTACAAGACAG AACTACCCAGCAGCCCCAGCGCGTACGCCACGTCTGCGGCCCAGAGCGTGATTGGCCAGGTGCTAGAGGGAGTGCGACTGCTACCCGAGGACGCCCGAATCCCAGCGCTGACGGAAGCCATGACAGGGTTCATGGAGGCGTGGATGGAACACATCCTCAAGCAGAAGATCAAGTTCAG CATCCAAGGCGCCCTGCAGCTGAAGCGAGACTTCGACCTGATCCGAGACCTGTTGGGCGCCGAGGAGTACAGCCTGTCGGAGGAGCTGCACCAGACGCTGCTGGCGCTGAACGTGTTCCAGCAGGTCGACGGCGCCATCGTGTGTCTGCTGCAGCAACCCATGAACAAACCACCCTACATGATGCCCTCACGAGCCTGGGAGCCCTTTAGACACTGCT
- the ccdc142 gene encoding uncharacterized protein ccdc142 isoform X1 — protein sequence MSLNYVTFQEGEKDVTQAQSSMGGLHEGAGHMETHACSEAPDGGSSSDDDLKRTGVFPEILSEDHLSRDSASWCQASLSKSLQRAEALLRTRLNPSLRWLLRQKEEEEDGGSWDCENENTSFVACQNLTSRSSARLQSLEQTVAGLRTQCHILWDGGRRLQPRGCVKGLSSSSSNGSDAYYHPQASAFGQHYGQLQWLLEERAKLIFLHEYAQRLRAAHCFVTKLSALLDHERLLLASRTPQGGGDKSSSSMWNLGLLRALSHELRGHLNHWAELRAKAHTDVYLRSILFWWKDTLCAMCQTFRLLGLQAVFLTEQCIHTALCLLAADEHFIHVPRDALEDLLASVQIFNHTVQEEFLHNAAAAWRRQHVILLADWPHLSGRLPRTGGPEPRTFSVLQLMKILAEQRGRLVAEQLYRWASRQSDLIACSGLAADWTHLETSGFDWRHLESAGFDWTHLESAGCDWSHPEQILSMLLSSQASGRDDPTGSQAKVDHFNLYPNEATHTDPQPCAYCTNSPFWFFVHRDCECLEILFQALVSSTDLLLSPPSKPGHNVDTTEALSAGSQRHCVRELQSTAVFENQQKSVHWKDSIKSDLCLELCTQYQEMLWREFSNAVIRCLFYKGHLSVGGSLNRRRDHIMFLLVVWLTRGFRGDFIPAECVDVMKGFCSQILYNTACMHWDEVICDALGYSLKDKCLPGAESESESESRTSLVRTATTERLVRLFNPLLTMLQHLKSNLRPGNDDRVAQLQILGALCRSVATVQSTTFWVMSKAYQFLSSWYLNKFLLVTQGDLVVLQALLKRLAQEVEDLNSRGGHPVISTLKGQFTRGVADLQAFSDRILRIFSMDCKRMSVEIFEQTMPSAKHWRINYKTELPSSPSAYATSAAQSVIGQVLEGVRLLPEDARIPALTEAMTGFMEAWMEHILKQKIKFSIQGALQLKRDFDLIRDLLGAEEYSLSEELHQTLLALNVFQQVDGAIVCLLQQPMNKPPYMMPSRAWEPFRHCCPSITQVDQAAGSLNNLDSMDVQAACQEGSLTQQAQDSLTSELVSASLPDSYLPLAQQEWLDLRIHNSSRWKLPGLHCFTRTES from the exons ATGTCCCTAAATTATGTCACCTTTCAAGAAGGGGAGAAGGATGTCACACAGGCCCAGAGTAGCATGGGAGGACTACACGAGGGAGCAG GTCACATGGAGACACACGCCTGCAGTGAAGCTCCCGATGGTGGCAGTTCATCAGATGACGACTTG AAGAGAACAGGAGTATTTCCTGAAATACTGTCTGAAGATCACCTTTCCAGAGACAGTG CCTCCTGGTGTCAGGCGTCCCTCTCCAAGTCTCTTCAAAGGGCCGAGGCTCTTCTGCGCACCCGCCTGAACCCCAGCCTTCGCTGGCTGCTAcgacagaaggaggaggaggaggatggcgGCAGCTGGGACTGTGAGAACGAGAACACGTCGTTCGTGGCGTGCCAGAACTTGACCTCCCGCTCCTCCGCTCGTCTCCAGAGCCTCGAGCAGACCGTGGCAGGCCTGAGGACACAATGCCACATCCTGTGGGACGGTGGGAGACGGCTTCAGCCGCGCGGCTGTGTCAAGGGACTGTCATCGTCTTCTAGCAACGGCAGCGACGCTTACTACCACCCGCAGGCGTCTGCCTTCGGCCAGCACTACGGGCAGCTGCAGTGGCTCCTGGAGGAGCGGGCTAAGCTCATCTTCCTGCACGAGTACGCCCAGCGCTTGCGCGCGGCTCATTGCTTCGTGACGAAGCTCTCCGCGTTGCTGGACCACGAACGGCTCCTGTTGGCGAGCAGAACACCACAGGGGGGAGGGGATAAGTCGAGCAGCTCCATGTGGAACCTCGGCCTACTACGCGCTCTGAGCCACGAGCTGAGAGGGCATCTGAACCACTGGGCGGAGCTCCGTGCCAAAGCCCACACCGACGTCTACTTAAGGAGCATCCTGTTCTGGTGGAAAGACACCCTGTGCGCGATGTGTCAGACGTTCAGACTCCTGGGGCTCCAGGCGGTGTTCCTGACGGAGCAATGCATCCACACGGCACTGTGCCTCCTGGCTGCTGATGAACACTTTATCCACGTGCCGAGAGACGCCTTAGAGGACCTGCTGGCCTCCGTTCAGATCTTCAACCACACCGTTCAGGAGGAGTTCCTGCACAACGCGGCAGCAGCTTGGAGACGACAACACGTCATTCTGCTCGCAGACTGGCCTCACTTAAGTGGTCGATTGCCTAGAACGGGGGGTCCAGAACCCAGGACCTTCAGCGTGCTCCAACTGATGAAGATCTTGGCTGAGCAGAGAGGCCGGCTGGTGGCGGAGCAACTCTACCGCTGGGCTTCTCGTCAGAGTGACCTCATCGCCTGCTCGGGCCTTGCTGCTGATTGGACGCATCTAGAAACCTCTGGCTTTGATTGGAGGCATCTAGAAAGCGCGGGCTTTGATTGGACGCATCTAGAAAGCGCGGGCTGTGATTGGTCGCATCCAGAGCAGATTCTATCGATGCTTCTCTCGAGCCAGGCTTCAGGACGTGATGATCCCACCGGGTCGCAAGCCAAAGTAGACCATTTTAATTTGTATCCTaatgaggccacacacacagatccccagCCTTGTGCTTACTGCACAAACTCCCCCTTTTGGTTTTTTGTTCATAGAGATTGTGAGTGTTTAGAGATCCTGTTCCAGGCGTTAGTATCGTCCACCGACTTGCTGTTGTCGCCACCATCCAAGCCTGGTCATAATGTAGACACTACGGAAGCCCTCTCGGCAGGTTCTCAAAGacattgtgtgagagagctgcagTCGACGGCCGTCTTCGAAAATCAGCAAAAATCAGTCCATTGGAAAGACTCGATCAAGTCGGACCTATGTTTGGAACTGTGCACACAGTACCAGGAAATGTTGTGGCGGGAGTTCAGCAATGCCGTTATAAGATGCTTGTTTTACAAGGGACACCTCAGTGTCGGTGGAAGTCTGAACCGGCGGAGGGATCACATAATGTTCCTGTTAGTCGTGTGGCTCACTCGTGGCTTCAGAGGAG ATTTCATTCCGGCTGAATGTGTGGACGTGATGAAGGGGTTCTGTTCACAGATTTTGTACAACACTGCCTGCATGCACTGGGACGAAG TGATCTGTGATGCGTTGGGATACAGTCTGAAGGATAAGTGTCTCCCTGGGGCGGAGTCCGAGTCTGAGTCCGAGTCCAGGACCTCCTTGGTTAGAACGGCCACAACGGAGCGCCTGGTGCGGCTCTTCAATCCCCTTCTCACTATGCTCCAACACCTAAAGAGCAATCTACGACCAg GTAATGATGACCGAGTGGCTCAGCTGCAGATCCTGGGCGCCCTCTGCAGGTCGGTGGCCACGGTGCAGTCGACCACGTTCTGGGTGATGAGCAAGGCGTACCAGTTCCTCTCGTCCTGGTACCTCAACAAGTTCCTTCTCGTCACCCAAGGAGACCTCGTG GTCCTACAGGCCTTGTTGAAAAGACTTGCACAGGAAGTAGAGGACTTAAATAGCAGAGGAGGTCATCCTGTCATCTCAACACTGAAAGGACAGTTCACTCGAGGAGTAGCGGACCTTCAg GCCTTCTCTGATCGAATTCTGAGGATTTTCTCCATGGATTGCAAGAGGATGTCTGTTGAGATCTTTGAACAAACAATGCCGTCAGCAAAACACTGGAGGATCAATTACAAGACAG AACTACCCAGCAGCCCCAGCGCGTACGCCACGTCTGCGGCCCAGAGCGTGATTGGCCAGGTGCTAGAGGGAGTGCGACTGCTACCCGAGGACGCCCGAATCCCAGCGCTGACGGAAGCCATGACAGGGTTCATGGAGGCGTGGATGGAACACATCCTCAAGCAGAAGATCAAGTTCAG CATCCAAGGCGCCCTGCAGCTGAAGCGAGACTTCGACCTGATCCGAGACCTGTTGGGCGCCGAGGAGTACAGCCTGTCGGAGGAGCTGCACCAGACGCTGCTGGCGCTGAACGTGTTCCAGCAGGTCGACGGCGCCATCGTGTGTCTGCTGCAGCAACCCATGAACAAACCACCCTACATGATGCCCTCACGAGCCTGGGAGCCCTTTAGACACTGCT